In the genome of Candidatus Hydrogenedentota bacterium, one region contains:
- the nuoI gene encoding NADH-quinone oxidoreductase subunit NuoI: MLSSLRSLWVVFKHAFDKRVTVQYPEEKPVIPPRWRGRIVLTRDPDGAERCVACYLCAAVCPTDCISLQATFDDTGRRHPEFFRINFSRCIFCGLCEEACPTYAIQLTPDFEMCEYNRQNLVYEKEHLLISGTGKYPDYNFYRVAGIAIGGKGKGEAENELPPVDVRSLSL, encoded by the coding sequence ATGTTGAGTTCATTGCGATCATTGTGGGTGGTGTTCAAGCACGCGTTCGACAAGCGCGTGACGGTGCAGTACCCCGAGGAAAAGCCCGTTATTCCGCCGCGCTGGCGCGGGCGGATCGTGCTGACCCGCGATCCCGACGGCGCGGAACGGTGCGTCGCGTGCTACCTGTGCGCGGCGGTATGTCCCACGGACTGCATTTCGTTGCAGGCGACATTCGACGACACCGGGCGGCGCCATCCCGAATTTTTCCGCATCAATTTTTCGCGGTGCATCTTCTGCGGCCTGTGCGAAGAGGCCTGCCCGACCTACGCCATCCAACTCACCCCCGATTTCGAGATGTGCGAGTATAACCGGCAGAATCTCGTCTACGAGAAGGAGCATCTGTTGATTTCCGGGACCGGCAAGTATCCCGATTACAATTTTTACCGCGTGGCCGGCATCGCCATCGGCGGAAAGGGCAAGGGCGAAGCCGAAAACGAGTTGCCGCCCGTGGACGTGCGGAGCCTGTCGCTATGA
- the nuoJ gene encoding NADH-quinone oxidoreductase subunit J — translation MTFAFYIAALVALVATLRVITCLNAVHSLLYLVVSFLAISLVFFALGAPFIAALEVIVYAGAIMVLFIFVVMMLNLGPRTEEQERAWLQPRMWFGPALLALILLVEWVAVFRDVSEVSARSVSPGQVSLALFGPYVLAVELASMLLLAGLVGAYHLVRKQEDVR, via the coding sequence ATGACCTTCGCCTTCTACATAGCCGCCCTCGTCGCGCTAGTCGCCACGCTGCGCGTGATTACCTGTTTGAACGCGGTCCATTCGCTGCTGTATCTCGTCGTGTCTTTTCTGGCGATCTCGCTCGTATTCTTTGCGCTGGGCGCGCCGTTCATCGCCGCGCTAGAAGTCATCGTGTACGCCGGCGCCATCATGGTCCTGTTCATTTTCGTCGTGATGATGCTGAACCTCGGTCCCCGCACCGAGGAACAGGAGCGCGCGTGGCTTCAGCCGCGAATGTGGTTTGGGCCGGCGCTGCTTGCGTTGATACTCCTCGTGGAATGGGTGGCGGTGTTTCGCGACGTGTCGGAGGTCTCCGCGCGATCCGTCTCGCCGGGGCAGGTCAGCCTGGCCCTGTTCGGTCCCTATGTCCTCGCGGTTGAATTGGCCTCGATGCTGCTGCTGGCCGGACTTGTCGGCGCGTATCACCTCGTCCGAAAACAGGAGGATGTCCGATGA
- the nuoK gene encoding NADH-quinone oxidoreductase subunit NuoK, translating into MAQIPLGHGLLLAAGLFVIGLTGLLVRRNVLYMLMSVEIMLNAAGLAFIVAGARWGQADGQVMFLIILATAAAEVAVGLALVLRFYHQFKTLDADAAARMRG; encoded by the coding sequence ATGGCGCAGATTCCCCTCGGACATGGCCTCCTGCTGGCGGCCGGGTTGTTCGTTATCGGCTTGACGGGCCTGCTGGTCCGGCGCAACGTGCTGTACATGCTCATGTCGGTCGAGATCATGCTCAACGCCGCCGGACTGGCGTTCATCGTCGCCGGTGCGCGATGGGGGCAGGCCGACGGGCAGGTCATGTTTCTGATTATTCTGGCCACGGCCGCGGCGGAAGTGGCCGTGGGCCTTGCGCTGGTATTGCGGTTCTATCATCAATTCAAGACGCTGGACGCTGACGCGGCCGCGCGGATGCGAGGTTGA